The following are encoded together in the Naumannella cuiyingiana genome:
- a CDS encoding DUF2797 domain-containing protein, whose product MSMVPPPGEWLVHGVRLRERPVLALADAAGKQHEFALPGARLAYRMLDEVRWCLGRRDAAGTDLPCPDRAPAVRGNRCERCEAADPFRWLHIVHRSAFVDPVLREQVMRPHWLYVASFGPGLHKVGTAVDERRWRRVAEQGALVAGYVALVADGLEVRRLEDLVSAETDLGQVVRPSAKAAALAAGATPDQTRAAHTERIGAARELLASRGIEGVVHESWQPDPDPAGLLADRALHPFPGRVDGGTQGFGVDAVIGSAALARLDGDDQHTFVADLTTLKGRRIGPLDAATAPPAVQDGLF is encoded by the coding sequence ACGCCTGCGCGAGCGCCCGGTCCTCGCACTGGCCGATGCCGCCGGGAAGCAACACGAGTTCGCGCTGCCGGGCGCGCGGTTGGCGTACCGGATGCTGGACGAGGTGCGCTGGTGCCTCGGCCGCCGCGACGCCGCGGGCACCGACCTGCCCTGCCCGGACCGCGCGCCCGCCGTCCGCGGCAATCGCTGCGAGCGCTGCGAGGCCGCCGACCCGTTCCGCTGGCTGCACATCGTGCACCGCAGCGCGTTCGTCGACCCGGTGCTGCGCGAGCAGGTGATGCGCCCGCACTGGCTCTATGTCGCGAGCTTCGGTCCGGGGCTGCACAAGGTCGGCACGGCCGTGGACGAGCGCCGCTGGCGCCGGGTCGCGGAACAGGGCGCGCTGGTCGCGGGCTACGTGGCGCTGGTGGCCGACGGTCTGGAGGTACGCCGCCTGGAGGACCTGGTCAGCGCCGAGACCGACCTCGGGCAGGTGGTACGCCCGAGCGCGAAGGCCGCCGCGCTCGCCGCCGGCGCCACCCCCGACCAGACCCGCGCCGCCCACACAGAACGCATCGGCGCCGCCCGCGAGCTGCTCGCGTCGCGCGGCATCGAGGGGGTCGTCCACGAGTCGTGGCAACCCGATCCCGACCCGGCGGGACTGCTCGCCGACCGTGCACTGCACCCGTTCCCCGGCCGGGTCGACGGCGGTACGCAGGGATTCGGCGTCGACGCGGTCATCGGCTCGGCCGCGCTGGCGCGACTCGACGGCGATGATCAACACACCTTCGTCGCCGACCTCACCACGCTCAAGGGCCGCCGGATCGGCCCCTTGGACGCCGCGACCGCGCCGCCCGCCGTGCAGGACGGCCTGTTCTGA
- a CDS encoding ABC-F family ATP-binding cassette domain-containing protein has product MTAHLVSAERVSKTYGTRTLLDSVTIGLSTGDVVGVVGRNGDGKSTLLGILTGQIEPDSGLVRHSAGPSIGHLHQRADHHPGQTVRDLIVGGRPDHVWAADPVARPMVRELLRDIDLDAELDTLSGGEARRAELVALMLGNHDLLVLDEPTNHLDVEAVDWLAAHLNSLQRRGTAMLVVSHDRWFLDAICSRIWEVHDARVDPYDGGYAAYVLARAERQRQAAASEARRQNLVRKELAWLRRGPPARTSKPKFRIDAANALIDDVPEPRDKLALAQLASARLGKDVIDLHSVGLALGGRTLLDGVTWSLPPGARIGLVGVNGSGKSSLLKVMAKELSPDSGTVKHGLTLRLAHLSQAVAELDPGDRVLESVRRLAERTTLATGRETSASTLLEDFGFTGDRLVTRIGDLSGGERRRLQLLRLLLGQPNVLLLDEPTNDLDIDTLTVIEDHLDSWPGTMVVVSHDRFFLERVCDVTYALLGDGSCVLLPGGVEEYLARRREVEPPEAAPAAGSGGGTASSQQLRQARKDLARIEGQLGKLDDQLARLHQQMADAASDHEKLIALQGDLDQLQARRDELENAWLAAAELAE; this is encoded by the coding sequence GTGACTGCCCATCTGGTGAGTGCCGAGCGGGTCTCCAAGACCTACGGCACGCGTACCCTGCTCGACTCCGTCACCATCGGCCTGTCCACGGGCGATGTGGTCGGTGTGGTCGGCCGCAACGGCGACGGCAAGTCGACATTGCTCGGCATCCTGACCGGACAGATCGAGCCGGACTCCGGTCTGGTCCGGCACAGCGCCGGCCCCTCGATCGGCCACCTGCACCAGCGCGCGGATCACCATCCCGGCCAGACGGTGCGCGACCTGATCGTCGGCGGCCGCCCCGATCACGTCTGGGCGGCCGACCCGGTGGCGCGGCCGATGGTGCGCGAGCTGCTGCGCGACATCGATCTGGACGCCGAACTGGACACGCTGTCCGGCGGCGAGGCCCGGCGCGCCGAGCTGGTCGCGCTGATGTTGGGCAACCACGACCTGTTGGTGCTGGACGAGCCGACCAACCACCTGGACGTGGAGGCGGTCGACTGGCTCGCTGCTCACCTGAACTCCCTGCAGCGGCGCGGCACGGCGATGCTCGTGGTCAGCCACGACCGCTGGTTCCTCGACGCGATCTGTTCTCGGATCTGGGAGGTGCACGACGCGCGGGTGGACCCCTACGACGGCGGGTACGCCGCCTACGTGCTCGCCCGCGCCGAGCGCCAGCGCCAGGCGGCCGCCTCGGAGGCGCGCCGGCAGAACCTGGTCCGCAAGGAGCTGGCGTGGCTGCGCCGCGGGCCGCCCGCGCGTACCTCCAAGCCGAAGTTCCGGATCGACGCGGCCAACGCACTGATCGACGACGTACCCGAGCCGCGGGACAAGCTGGCCCTGGCCCAACTGGCCAGCGCCCGGCTCGGCAAGGACGTGATCGACCTGCACTCCGTCGGGCTGGCGCTCGGCGGGCGTACCCTCCTGGACGGCGTGACCTGGTCGCTGCCGCCCGGCGCGCGGATCGGGCTGGTCGGGGTGAACGGGTCGGGCAAGTCGTCGCTGCTGAAGGTGATGGCCAAGGAGCTCTCGCCGGACTCCGGGACCGTCAAGCACGGGCTGACCCTGCGGCTGGCGCATCTCAGCCAGGCGGTGGCCGAGCTCGATCCGGGCGATCGCGTGCTGGAGTCGGTACGCCGGCTGGCCGAGCGGACCACGCTGGCCACCGGCCGGGAGACGAGCGCGTCGACGCTGCTGGAGGACTTCGGCTTCACCGGCGACCGGCTGGTGACCCGAATCGGCGACCTGTCCGGCGGCGAGCGGCGCCGGTTGCAACTGCTGCGGCTGCTGCTCGGCCAGCCGAACGTGTTGCTGCTCGACGAGCCGACCAATGATCTCGACATCGACACCCTCACCGTGATCGAGGATCATCTCGATTCCTGGCCCGGGACGATGGTTGTGGTCAGCCACGACCGGTTCTTCCTGGAGCGGGTGTGCGATGTGACGTACGCGCTGCTCGGCGACGGGTCCTGCGTGCTGCTGCCCGGCGGGGTCGAGGAGTACCTCGCGCGCCGGCGGGAGGTCGAGCCGCCGGAGGCCGCCCCCGCCGCGGGCTCGGGAGGGGGCACCGCGTCGTCGCAGCAGCTTCGCCAGGCCCGCAAAGATCTGGCGCGGATCGAGGGCCAGCTCGGCAAGCTCGATGATCAACTCGCCCGGCTGCACCAGCAGATGGCCGATGCGGCCAGCGATCACGAGAAGCTGATCGCTCTGCAGGGCGACCTTGATCAGCTTCAGGCGCGCCGCGACGAGCTGGAGAATGCTTGGCTGGCCGCGGCGGAGCTGGCCGAGTAG
- a CDS encoding DUF4191 domain-containing protein — MSTPNQPKSRAEVRKAVQAAKERAKALEVEQKAARKAAKERRKSSNDPSDMGPLRQIREAYKITKQFEPRLPWMLLGAFLLPAIIGLLIGLAINQPVLLTIFGLLVGLPLAMLVLVNRTKKATFKRFAGQAGSTEVALSMLPKKKWISTPAITANKSMDSVHRTVGPAGIVLIGEGEPGRVRQLLASEAKKHEKVVYEVPVTTIVMGDREGLVPLDRLADHIKKLPKKLEPHEVTEVTSRLKALDAVRPKLPMPKGPVPTSMKGLRQGMRGR, encoded by the coding sequence ATGAGCACGCCGAACCAGCCGAAGTCCCGGGCCGAGGTGCGCAAGGCCGTCCAGGCGGCGAAGGAGCGCGCCAAGGCCCTCGAGGTCGAGCAGAAGGCCGCACGCAAGGCGGCCAAGGAGCGCCGCAAGAGCTCCAACGACCCCTCCGACATGGGCCCGCTGCGCCAGATCCGCGAGGCGTACAAGATCACCAAGCAGTTCGAGCCCCGGCTGCCGTGGATGCTGCTGGGTGCGTTCTTGCTGCCGGCGATCATCGGCCTGCTGATCGGCCTGGCGATCAACCAGCCGGTCCTGTTGACGATCTTCGGCCTGCTGGTCGGGCTGCCGCTGGCGATGCTGGTGCTGGTGAACCGGACCAAGAAGGCGACCTTCAAGCGGTTCGCGGGCCAGGCCGGCTCGACCGAGGTCGCGTTGTCGATGCTGCCGAAGAAGAAGTGGATCTCCACGCCCGCGATCACCGCGAACAAGTCGATGGATTCGGTGCACCGCACCGTCGGGCCGGCGGGGATCGTGCTGATCGGTGAGGGCGAGCCCGGACGGGTACGCCAACTGCTCGCCAGCGAGGCCAAGAAGCACGAGAAGGTCGTCTACGAGGTGCCGGTGACGACGATCGTGATGGGTGATCGCGAGGGCCTGGTGCCGCTGGACCGCCTCGCCGACCACATCAAGAAGCTGCCGAAGAAGCTGGAGCCGCACGAGGTGACCGAGGTCACCTCGCGACTCAAGGCCCTGGATGCGGTACGCCCGAAGCTGCCGATGCCGAAGGGCCCGGTGCCGACGTCGATGAAGGGCCTGCGTCAGGGAATGCGCGGGCGCTGA
- the lipA gene encoding lipoyl synthase, producing the protein MTTLPEGRKLLRLEVRNSQVPIEKKPSWIKTTAKMGPEYRELRNLVADEDLHTVCQSAGCPNIFECWEDREATFLIGGDQCTRRCDFCQIDTGKPAEFDREEPVRVAESVRKMGLRYATVTGVCRDDLPDEGTWLYAETIRKIHELNPGVGVEMLAPDFSGNRNYLTEIFATRPEVFAHNVETVPRIFKRIRPGFRFDRSLDVLRWSREFGLVTKTNLILGMGETRAEVSDALSQLHDAGAEIITITQYLRPSPRHHPIERWVEPAEFDELADEAREIGYAGVMSGPLVRSSYRAGRLYRQAMDSRTDQ; encoded by the coding sequence GTGACGACCCTCCCCGAAGGACGCAAGCTGCTGCGGCTCGAGGTGCGCAATTCCCAGGTGCCCATCGAGAAGAAGCCGTCGTGGATCAAGACGACGGCGAAGATGGGCCCGGAGTATCGCGAGCTGCGCAATCTGGTCGCCGACGAGGACCTGCACACGGTGTGCCAGTCCGCCGGCTGCCCGAACATCTTCGAGTGTTGGGAGGATCGCGAGGCGACCTTCCTGATCGGCGGCGACCAATGCACCCGGCGCTGCGACTTCTGCCAGATCGACACCGGCAAGCCCGCCGAGTTCGACCGCGAGGAGCCGGTCCGGGTCGCGGAGTCGGTGCGCAAGATGGGGCTGCGGTACGCCACGGTCACCGGCGTGTGCCGCGACGACCTGCCCGATGAGGGCACCTGGCTCTACGCCGAGACGATCCGCAAGATCCACGAGCTGAACCCGGGGGTCGGGGTGGAGATGTTGGCCCCGGACTTCTCCGGCAACCGCAACTACCTGACCGAGATCTTCGCCACCCGGCCGGAGGTGTTCGCGCACAACGTCGAGACCGTGCCGCGGATCTTCAAGCGGATCCGCCCGGGCTTCCGCTTCGACCGCTCGCTGGATGTCCTGCGCTGGAGCCGCGAGTTCGGGCTGGTCACCAAGACCAATCTGATCCTCGGCATGGGCGAGACCCGCGCGGAGGTCTCCGACGCGCTGAGCCAGTTGCACGATGCCGGCGCGGAGATCATCACCATCACCCAGTACCTGCGCCCCAGCCCGCGGCACCACCCGATCGAGCGCTGGGTCGAGCCCGCCGAGTTCGACGAACTGGCCGACGAGGCGCGCGAGATCGGCTACGCGGGCGTGATGAGCGGCCCGTTGGTGCGTTCGTCGTATCGGGCCGGTCGGCTCTATCGTCAGGCGATGGATTCCCGTACCGACCAGTGA
- the lipB gene encoding lipoyl(octanoyl) transferase LipB, with product MAELVFPDLGVDRGELVDYLQAWELQRRTHAAVVAGEAPPTVLLLQHPSVYTAGKRTEPADLPFDGTPVIDVDRGGKITWHGPGQLVAYPIITLPDSVKVVDYVRRVEEAMIRTLADFGIVAGRVGGRSGAWLPGDGVRGERKIGQVGIRVSANTTMHGIALNVDPEMAYFANMIPCGIADAGVTSMAIELQHGVPMPEVARSLRTHLSELLAFRSYTPAPDLAHPAPVTA from the coding sequence ATGGCGGAGCTGGTCTTTCCCGATCTCGGCGTCGACCGCGGCGAGCTGGTCGACTATCTGCAGGCCTGGGAGCTGCAACGGCGTACCCACGCTGCGGTGGTCGCCGGCGAGGCCCCGCCGACGGTCCTGCTGCTGCAGCACCCGTCGGTCTACACCGCCGGGAAGCGGACCGAGCCGGCCGACCTGCCGTTCGACGGCACGCCGGTGATCGATGTCGACCGCGGCGGCAAGATCACCTGGCACGGCCCGGGCCAGCTCGTGGCGTACCCGATCATCACGCTGCCGGACTCCGTGAAGGTCGTCGACTACGTCCGCCGCGTCGAGGAGGCGATGATCAGGACGCTGGCCGATTTCGGCATCGTCGCCGGCCGCGTGGGCGGCCGCTCGGGCGCGTGGCTGCCCGGCGACGGGGTGCGCGGCGAGCGCAAGATCGGCCAGGTCGGCATCCGCGTCTCGGCCAACACCACCATGCACGGCATCGCGCTCAATGTGGACCCCGAGATGGCCTACTTCGCCAACATGATCCCGTGCGGCATTGCCGATGCCGGCGTCACCTCGATGGCGATCGAGTTGCAGCACGGGGTGCCGATGCCCGAGGTCGCGAGGTCCCTGCGTACCCACCTGTCCGAGCTGCTTGCCTTCCGCTCCTACACCCCCGCCCCGGACCTCGCCCACCCCGCGCCGGTGACCGCCTGA
- a CDS encoding TetR/AcrR family transcriptional regulator, whose translation MSYHHGDLRQAFLAAAARAIEADGIDSLNLRALARELGVTHTAPRHHFGDRRGVLTALASQGHDLLTDQLAKHERLIDSGVAYVLFAVAHPAHFRVMFAPELLDNDDPTLGAARDRLADELTRGAGQPRGASPSGDPALLAPWGLAHGIATLAVAGNLGPTDTPAFRKLVRATLGRLATTSHA comes from the coding sequence ATGTCGTATCACCACGGCGATCTGCGCCAGGCCTTCCTGGCCGCCGCGGCGCGCGCGATCGAGGCCGACGGCATCGACTCGCTCAATCTGCGCGCGCTGGCCCGCGAGCTCGGCGTCACCCACACCGCCCCCCGGCACCACTTCGGCGACCGGCGCGGCGTGCTCACCGCGCTCGCCAGTCAGGGCCACGACCTGCTCACCGACCAGCTCGCCAAGCACGAACGACTGATCGACTCAGGCGTCGCCTATGTGCTGTTCGCCGTCGCCCATCCCGCCCACTTCAGGGTCATGTTCGCCCCCGAACTGCTGGACAACGACGATCCCACCCTCGGCGCGGCCCGCGATCGCCTGGCCGACGAGCTGACCCGCGGAGCGGGGCAACCCCGCGGCGCCAGCCCATCGGGAGATCCGGCGCTGCTCGCCCCGTGGGGCCTGGCCCACGGCATCGCCACGCTGGCCGTCGCGGGCAACCTCGGCCCGACCGACACCCCCGCATTCCGGAAGCTGGTGCGGGCGACCCTGGGACGGCTGGCCACGACATCGCACGCGTAG
- the sucB gene encoding 2-oxoglutarate dehydrogenase, E2 component, dihydrolipoamide succinyltransferase, which yields MSTPVELPALGESVTEGTVSRWLKQVGDTVEADEPLLEVSTDKVDTEIPSPVAGTLLEIKAAEDETVEVGAVLAVIGDASEASGDGDTSGSGDAAAEDEAPAENDEVQEQADAGDQAARTNQQADDPNREDAAEAAEQPAPSADTAQASGGSGTEVKLPELGESVTEGTVSRWLKSVGDAVEVDEPLLEISTDKVDTEIPAPVAGTLLEIRADTDDVVEVGGVLGVIGEQGAAPADGGGEPAGDEPAAQPTSEPDPAEQADDASDADAGDEGGQAPIPTPDDDGSSAASDEPAKPKQTEQPKQDEAKQDEPRQDEPKRAQAGEQQGADRAPAARRAGGDDSGYVTPLVRKLAQQHDVDLSSIEGTGVGGRIRKQDVLAAAESAKAPAPAQQPAASSATGNKAPAQVEVSPKRGTTEKMSRLRKTIATKMVESLQTSAQLTATVEVDLTRVSRLRNAIKDEFAAREGVRISHLAFITKAAIEALKAYPNLNATVDTEAGEITYAAAENVGIAVDTEKGLIVPVIKNAGDLSIAGIAKQISDLAARTRDSKIGPDDLTGGTFTITNYGSAGTLFDTPIINQPQVGILGTGAIVKRPMVISDENLGETIAVRDMMYLNLTYDHRVVDGADAARFLTAVKARLEEGDFGAELGA from the coding sequence ATGTCGACCCCTGTTGAATTGCCTGCTCTGGGCGAGAGCGTCACCGAAGGAACCGTGTCCCGCTGGCTGAAGCAGGTGGGCGACACCGTCGAGGCCGACGAGCCGTTGCTGGAGGTGTCCACGGACAAGGTCGACACCGAGATTCCGTCTCCGGTCGCGGGCACGCTGCTGGAGATCAAGGCCGCCGAGGACGAGACCGTCGAGGTCGGCGCCGTGCTTGCCGTGATCGGTGACGCATCGGAGGCCTCCGGCGACGGCGACACGTCCGGATCCGGCGACGCGGCTGCCGAGGACGAGGCTCCGGCCGAGAACGACGAGGTCCAGGAGCAGGCCGACGCCGGCGATCAGGCCGCTCGGACCAACCAGCAGGCCGACGACCCCAACCGCGAGGACGCCGCCGAGGCGGCCGAGCAGCCCGCACCGTCGGCCGACACCGCTCAGGCGTCGGGCGGATCCGGCACCGAGGTGAAGCTGCCCGAGCTGGGCGAGTCGGTCACCGAGGGCACGGTCTCGCGCTGGCTGAAGAGCGTCGGCGATGCGGTCGAGGTCGACGAGCCGTTGCTGGAGATCTCCACCGACAAGGTCGACACCGAGATCCCCGCCCCCGTCGCGGGCACCCTGCTGGAGATCCGCGCGGATACCGACGATGTCGTCGAGGTCGGCGGCGTCCTCGGCGTGATCGGCGAGCAGGGCGCCGCTCCCGCCGACGGTGGCGGCGAGCCCGCGGGCGACGAACCGGCCGCCCAGCCGACGTCGGAGCCGGATCCGGCCGAGCAGGCCGACGATGCGAGCGATGCCGACGCCGGTGACGAGGGCGGCCAGGCGCCGATCCCGACGCCGGACGACGACGGCAGTTCCGCCGCGTCGGACGAGCCGGCGAAGCCCAAGCAGACCGAACAGCCCAAGCAGGACGAAGCCAAGCAGGACGAGCCGAGGCAGGACGAGCCGAAGCGCGCCCAGGCCGGCGAGCAGCAGGGCGCGGACCGCGCACCCGCCGCGCGCCGGGCGGGCGGGGACGACTCGGGCTATGTCACGCCGCTGGTCCGCAAGCTCGCGCAGCAGCACGATGTCGATCTGTCCTCGATCGAGGGCACCGGCGTCGGCGGCCGGATCCGCAAGCAGGACGTGCTTGCCGCGGCCGAGTCCGCCAAGGCCCCCGCCCCGGCGCAGCAGCCCGCCGCCTCCTCGGCGACGGGCAACAAGGCTCCGGCCCAGGTCGAGGTCAGCCCGAAGCGCGGCACTACGGAGAAGATGTCGCGGCTGCGGAAGACGATCGCCACCAAGATGGTCGAGTCGCTGCAGACCTCGGCCCAGTTGACCGCGACCGTCGAGGTCGACCTGACCCGGGTCAGCCGGCTGCGCAACGCGATCAAGGACGAGTTCGCCGCCCGCGAGGGGGTACGCATCTCCCACCTGGCCTTCATCACGAAGGCGGCCATCGAGGCGCTCAAGGCGTACCCGAATCTGAACGCGACCGTCGACACCGAGGCGGGCGAGATCACCTATGCCGCAGCGGAGAACGTCGGCATCGCCGTCGACACCGAGAAGGGCCTGATCGTCCCGGTGATCAAGAACGCCGGCGACCTGTCGATCGCCGGGATCGCCAAGCAGATCAGCGACCTGGCCGCGCGTACCCGTGATTCCAAGATCGGGCCCGACGACCTGACCGGGGGCACGTTCACGATCACCAACTACGGCTCGGCGGGCACGCTGTTCGACACCCCGATCATCAACCAGCCACAGGTCGGCATCCTCGGCACCGGCGCGATCGTGAAGCGGCCGATGGTGATCAGCGACGAGAACCTGGGCGAGACGATCGCGGTCCGCGACATGATGTACCTCAACCTCACCTACGACCACCGCGTGGTCGACGGCGCGGACGCGGCACGCTTCCTGACCGCGGTGAAGGCGCGCCTCGAGGAAGGTGATTTCGGCGCCGAGCTCGGGGCCTGA
- the lpdA gene encoding dihydrolipoyl dehydrogenase, translated as MADQNYDVVVLGAGSGGYACALRAAELGLSVALVERDKVGGTCLHRGCIPTKAWLHAAEVADVARDAEQFGVRASLDGVDAARVGEYADQVVARLYKGLTGLVGSRGIETVAGSGVVEREGDRVVVQVGDRTLRGAATVLATGSAPRTLPGIEPDGELIMNSDQLLRATELPQSLIVLGGGVIGVEFASAYASLGTKVTIVEALDRLLPTEEPESSKALERAFRKRKIEIVTGRPVAGVRTADDRVHVEVEGGRELVADRLLVAVGRGPVSEGLGYEAAGVETTRGFVITDERLRTSVPDVYAVGDLVPGLQLAHRGFAHGIFVAEEIAHARGLLDEAPTPVADSTIPRVTYSHPEVASVGLSEVAAREGGEVETFSYELGGNGKSQILKTAGFVKLVRRKDGPVLGVHLVGDRVGELIGEAQLITAWEAFPEDVAALIHAHPTQNEALGEAHLALAGKPLHVHG; from the coding sequence ATGGCTGACCAGAACTACGACGTGGTGGTGCTCGGCGCCGGCAGCGGCGGGTACGCCTGTGCGCTGCGCGCCGCCGAGCTGGGGCTCTCGGTGGCGCTCGTGGAGCGGGACAAGGTCGGCGGCACCTGCCTGCACCGGGGCTGCATCCCGACCAAGGCCTGGCTGCACGCCGCCGAGGTCGCCGATGTCGCACGCGATGCCGAACAGTTCGGTGTCCGGGCCAGCCTCGACGGCGTCGATGCGGCCAGGGTCGGTGAGTACGCCGACCAGGTCGTTGCCCGCCTGTACAAAGGCCTGACCGGTCTGGTCGGCAGCCGCGGAATCGAGACGGTCGCGGGCTCCGGAGTCGTCGAGCGCGAGGGCGATCGGGTCGTGGTCCAGGTCGGCGACCGGACGCTGCGCGGGGCGGCCACCGTGCTGGCGACCGGTTCGGCGCCGCGTACCCTGCCCGGCATCGAGCCGGACGGCGAGTTGATCATGAACTCCGATCAACTGTTGCGCGCCACCGAGCTGCCGCAGTCCCTGATCGTGCTGGGCGGCGGCGTGATCGGCGTCGAGTTCGCCAGCGCGTACGCCTCCCTCGGCACCAAGGTGACCATCGTCGAGGCCCTCGACCGGCTGTTGCCGACGGAGGAGCCGGAGTCGTCGAAGGCGCTGGAGCGCGCTTTCCGCAAGCGCAAGATCGAGATCGTCACCGGTCGGCCGGTGGCCGGCGTGCGAACCGCCGACGACCGGGTGCACGTCGAGGTGGAGGGCGGGCGCGAGCTGGTCGCCGACCGGCTGCTGGTGGCCGTGGGCCGCGGCCCGGTGAGCGAGGGGCTCGGCTATGAGGCCGCGGGTGTCGAGACCACCCGCGGTTTCGTGATCACCGACGAGCGGCTGCGCACCTCGGTTCCGGACGTGTACGCCGTGGGCGACCTCGTGCCCGGCCTGCAACTCGCCCACCGCGGCTTCGCGCACGGGATCTTCGTCGCCGAGGAGATCGCCCATGCCCGGGGCCTGCTCGACGAGGCGCCGACCCCGGTCGCGGACTCGACGATTCCGCGGGTCACCTACAGCCATCCCGAGGTCGCCTCGGTCGGCCTGTCCGAGGTCGCTGCCCGCGAGGGTGGCGAGGTGGAGACGTTCAGCTACGAGCTCGGCGGCAACGGCAAGTCCCAGATCCTCAAGACCGCCGGCTTCGTGAAGCTGGTACGCCGCAAGGACGGCCCCGTGCTCGGCGTACATCTGGTCGGCGACCGGGTCGGCGAACTGATCGGGGAGGCACAGTTGATCACCGCGTGGGAGGCCTTCCCCGAAGACGTCGCCGCGCTGATCCACGCCCACCCGACGCAGAACGAGGCGCTCGGCGAGGCCCACCTGGCGCTCGCGGGCAAACCGCTGCACGTGCATGGCTGA